One segment of Carassius auratus strain Wakin chromosome 2, ASM336829v1, whole genome shotgun sequence DNA contains the following:
- the LOC113118590 gene encoding protein FAM49B-like — protein sequence MGNLIKVLTRDIDNNGGNFFLDFENAKPTEAEKRVWEEVNEVLTESESVLQDLQSYSGAGEAIRQAIQHPNDEHVQESAWAAVVPLVGKLKKFYEFSLKLEDSLQGLLEFLTSSRCSPTQHLEQEQALARQFAQILHFTLRFDELKMTNPAIQNDFSYYRRTLSRMRIINQTAEEHNEVDNELANRMSLFYANATPMLKTLSDATTKFVSKHAELPVENTTDCLSTMASVCKVMLETPEYRTRFASDDTVLFCLRVMVGVIILYDYVHPAGAFVKSSKIDMKGCIKVLRYQPPNSVEGLLNALRYTTKHLNDETTSKQIKNMLQA from the exons ATGGGGAATCTGATTAAGGTTCTCACACGAGACATTGACAACAACGGAGGGAACTTTTTTCTGGACTTTGAAA ATGCCAAGCCCACAGAAGCTGAGAAGAGAGTATGGGAGGAGGTCAATGAGGTGCTGACAGAGTCAGAGAGTGTGTTACAGGACCTGCAGTCATATAGTGGAGCAGGTGAAGCCATCAGACAG GCCATACAGCATCCCAATGATGAGCATGTGCAAGAGAGTGCGTGGGCCGCTGTGGTACCCCTGGTTGGCAAACTGAAGAAGTTTTATGAGTTCTCTCTAAAACTGG AAGACTCTCTGCAGGGCCTGTTGGAGTTTCTCACCAGCTCGCGCTGCAGCCCAACTCAACATCTGGAGCAGGAGCAGGCGCTGGCACGGCAGTTCGCTCAGATTTTGCATTTCACGCTGCGCTTCGATGAGCTGAAG ATGACCAACCCAGCCATCCAGAATGACTTCAGCTACTACAGAAGGACCCTGAGCCGCATGCGTATTATCAACCAAACA GCAGAAGAGCATAATGAGGTTGACAACGAGCTGGCCAATCGCATGTCTCTCTTCTACGCCAATGCCACGCCCATGCTGAAAACGTTAAGCGATGCCACGACTAAATTTGTATCAAAG CATGCAGAACTGCCCGTAGAGAACACAACAGATTGTCTGAGCACGATGGCAAGTGTGTGTAAAGTCATGTTAGAGACACC GGAGTACCGCACTCGATTTGCCAGTGATGACACAGTGTTATTCTGTCTGCGTGTGATGGTGGGGGTGATCATCTTATACGACTATGTCCATCCAGCTGGAGCTTTCGTAAAATCCTCTAAAATCGAT ATGAAAGGATGCATTAAGGTTCTGCGATATCAGCCGCCCAACAGTGTGGAGGGGCTTCTCAATGCCCTCAG GTACACAACAAAACATTTGAACGATGAGACTACCTCCAAGCAAATCAAAAACATGTTGCAAGCTTGA